In the Streptomyces fradiae ATCC 10745 = DSM 40063 genome, GGCATTTCCACCCGGACACCGACAACATCGAGCTCGTTCACACAGCAACCCTAGGACGTGCCGCACCGGTTTGGATAGTCGGGTTCGGCCGGGGTCAGGGGAACCGCACCCCGAGAGCCGACCTGAGGAGGGCCGCGTGCAGCCGCGCCGACAGCCCGGCCAGCTCTTTCGCCGTCGCCTCCGCGTGCGCGCGGGTCTGCGGATTGCGGTGCCGCCGCAGCGGCGCGACGACCTGCTCCACCAGGCCCGCCTCCCGCTCCGCGGCGGCCTTCACGGCCCGCAGGTGGCGCGGCTCCAGCCCGAAGCGGCCCAGCTCGGCGACGAGCCGCGCGACCGTCACCGCCTCCGCGTCGTAGCCGCCGTCCGCTCCCGGCACGACCAGCCCGTACGCCTCCCACTCGGCGAGCTCCTCCTCGCCGGCCTCCGCCGCGGCGAGCAGCTCGGCACGGCCCACCCGCGCCGCCGTGGCCCTGTCCTCGTCCGGCTCCCCCAGAGCGGCGTCATCCGGCGACTCCGCGCGCGGGCCCTGCGCCGGCAGCTGGATCCGCTCCCCGCGCGCCAGGGCCTCCAGGTGCTC is a window encoding:
- the ftsR gene encoding transcriptional regulator FtsR: MRRTPTTGAGHGAPGAGDRLVSIGTVLNQLREEFPEVTISKIRFLEAEGLVEPQRTASGYRKFSRSDVERLALILRMQRDHYLPLKVIREHLEALARGERIQLPAQGPRAESPDDAALGEPDEDRATAARVGRAELLAAAEAGEEELAEWEAYGLVVPGADGGYDAEAVTVARLVAELGRFGLEPRHLRAVKAAAEREAGLVEQVVAPLRRHRNPQTRAHAEATAKELAGLSARLHAALLRSALGVRFP